The Camarhynchus parvulus unplaced genomic scaffold, STF_HiC, whole genome shotgun sequence genome has a window encoding:
- the LOC115916597 gene encoding zinc finger protein 692-like isoform X2 yields MEPGAAQEPGGRPPAAESVRRQKRRELDARRSKCRIRIGGHLERWCRLKEQLGFALHSQLAQFLLDRYSSHGCTWSTGEPERLQPAALQRLVALSHGHGQECGFVPDIQPPAAGSTAAPLVWECVAGHRFSWGGSGVPKSPSCDLAQGCSPSPGAGRRRSLRRATLGSKEAGEDRTARSPRGDGDQGQEMGDGDGGGTAPQVSLEPGPVAAAGERSLYSSSIPGDDAEPGAEPQKEEEEEEEDEDFAKDDDLAYTDDLRDENYHPSLDSDAEPQRRQGQPRARRKPIKEEQPLLEQPLPSPGPLEEKSGRVRQPRASDKDVAQIGPKRIRKAAKREILLCDFEGCGKIFSNRQYLNHHQKYQHVHQKTFTCSEPTCGKSFNFKKHLKEHEKLHSGWISPRSLSSPPRQAGLHLRVLCTLLPHQQQSDHPPTDPHRGEAPPV; encoded by the exons ATGGAGCCCGGAGCGGCGCAGGAG cccggggGTCGCCCCCCGGCCGCGGAGTCCGTGCGGCGGCAGAAGCGCCGGGAGCTGGACGCGCGGCGCTCCAAGTGCCGCATCCGCATCGGGGGGCACCTGGAGCGCTGGTGCCGCCTCAAGGAGCAGCTCGGCTTCGCCCTGCACTCGCAGCTGGCCCAGTTCCTCCTCGACAG GTACAGCTCGCACGGCTGCACCTGGAGCACAG gagAGCCAGAGCGGCTCCAGCCGGCCGCCCTGCAGCGCCTGGTCGCGCTGTCCCACGGCCACGGCCAGGAGTGTGGCTTTGTGCCCGACATCCAGCcgccagcagctggcagcacagcagccccgCTGGTCTGGGAGTGCGTGGCCGGCCACCGCTTCTCCTGGGGTGGCTCCGGGGTCCCCAAGAGCCCCTCCTGTGACCTGGCCCAGGGGTGCAGCCCCTCCCCGGGCGCTGGGCGCCGGCGTTCGCTCCGCAGGGCCACGCTGGGCTCcaaggaggctggagaggaCAGAACAGCCAGGTCACCCCGTGGTGATGGGGATCAGGGCCAGGAGATGGGAGATGGTGACGGTGGTGGCACAG CCCCTCAGGTGTCACTGGAACCAGggcctgtggcagcagctggcgAGAG GTCATTgtacagcagctccatcccggGGGATGATGCAGAGCCGGGAGCTGAGCCccaaaaggaagaggaggaagaggaggaggatgaggactTTGCCAAGGATGATGACCTGGCCTACACGGATGACCTGCGTGATGAGAACTATCACCCATCCCTGGACAG CGACGCAGAGCCACAGCGAcgccagggccagcccagggctcgCAGGAAGCCCATcaaggaggagcagcccctgctggagcagcccctgcccagccctggaccCTTGGAGGAGAAAAGTGGACGGGTCAG GCAGCCACGGGCGAGTGACAAGGATGTGGCTCAGATTGGCCCCAAGAGGATCAG GAAGGCGGCAAAGCGCGAGATCCTCCTGTGTGACTTTGAAGGCTGTGGAAAAATCTTCTCCAACCGCCAGTACCTGAAC CACCACCAGAAGTACCAGCACGTGCACCAGAAAACCTTCACCTGCTCTGAGCCCACCTGTGGGAAATCCTTCAACTTCAAGAAACACCTGAAGGAACACGAGAAGCTGCACAGCG GCTGGATCAGCCCCCGatccctttcttctcctcccaGACAAGCGGGATTACATCTGCGAGTTCTGTGCACGCTCCTTCCGCACCAGCAGCAATCTGATCATCCACCGACGGATCCACACCGGGGAGAAGCCCCTCCA GTGTGA
- the LOC115916597 gene encoding zinc finger protein 692-like isoform X1, with the protein MEPGAAQEPGGRPPAAESVRRQKRRELDARRSKCRIRIGGHLERWCRLKEQLGFALHSQLAQFLLDRYSSHGCTWSTGEPERLQPAALQRLVALSHGHGQECGFVPDIQPPAAGSTAAPLVWECVAGHRFSWGGSGVPKSPSCDLAQGCSPSPGAGRRRSLRRATLGSKEAGEDRTARSPRGDGDQGQEMGDGDGGGTAPQVSLEPGPVAAAGERSLYSSSIPGDDAEPGAEPQKEEEEEEEDEDFAKDDDLAYTDDLRDENYHPSLDSDAEPQRRQGQPRARRKPIKEEQPLLEQPLPSPGPLEEKSGRVRQPRASDKDVAQIGPKRIRKAAKREILLCDFEGCGKIFSNRQYLNHHQKYQHVHQKTFTCSEPTCGKSFNFKKHLKEHEKLHSDKRDYICEFCARSFRTSSNLIIHRRIHTGEKPLQCEICGFTCRQKASLNWHMRKHDADSFYQFPCDICGKRFEKRDNVTAHKSKSHPGGLPQPEGTQQQPPEPPGPAEALELLGAVLGTGGDTGRAPLEFGVGGVGGDAPQGLGRGEGGS; encoded by the exons ATGGAGCCCGGAGCGGCGCAGGAG cccggggGTCGCCCCCCGGCCGCGGAGTCCGTGCGGCGGCAGAAGCGCCGGGAGCTGGACGCGCGGCGCTCCAAGTGCCGCATCCGCATCGGGGGGCACCTGGAGCGCTGGTGCCGCCTCAAGGAGCAGCTCGGCTTCGCCCTGCACTCGCAGCTGGCCCAGTTCCTCCTCGACAG GTACAGCTCGCACGGCTGCACCTGGAGCACAG gagAGCCAGAGCGGCTCCAGCCGGCCGCCCTGCAGCGCCTGGTCGCGCTGTCCCACGGCCACGGCCAGGAGTGTGGCTTTGTGCCCGACATCCAGCcgccagcagctggcagcacagcagccccgCTGGTCTGGGAGTGCGTGGCCGGCCACCGCTTCTCCTGGGGTGGCTCCGGGGTCCCCAAGAGCCCCTCCTGTGACCTGGCCCAGGGGTGCAGCCCCTCCCCGGGCGCTGGGCGCCGGCGTTCGCTCCGCAGGGCCACGCTGGGCTCcaaggaggctggagaggaCAGAACAGCCAGGTCACCCCGTGGTGATGGGGATCAGGGCCAGGAGATGGGAGATGGTGACGGTGGTGGCACAG CCCCTCAGGTGTCACTGGAACCAGggcctgtggcagcagctggcgAGAG GTCATTgtacagcagctccatcccggGGGATGATGCAGAGCCGGGAGCTGAGCCccaaaaggaagaggaggaagaggaggaggatgaggactTTGCCAAGGATGATGACCTGGCCTACACGGATGACCTGCGTGATGAGAACTATCACCCATCCCTGGACAG CGACGCAGAGCCACAGCGAcgccagggccagcccagggctcgCAGGAAGCCCATcaaggaggagcagcccctgctggagcagcccctgcccagccctggaccCTTGGAGGAGAAAAGTGGACGGGTCAG GCAGCCACGGGCGAGTGACAAGGATGTGGCTCAGATTGGCCCCAAGAGGATCAG GAAGGCGGCAAAGCGCGAGATCCTCCTGTGTGACTTTGAAGGCTGTGGAAAAATCTTCTCCAACCGCCAGTACCTGAAC CACCACCAGAAGTACCAGCACGTGCACCAGAAAACCTTCACCTGCTCTGAGCCCACCTGTGGGAAATCCTTCAACTTCAAGAAACACCTGAAGGAACACGAGAAGCTGCACAGCG ACAAGCGGGATTACATCTGCGAGTTCTGTGCACGCTCCTTCCGCACCAGCAGCAATCTGATCATCCACCGACGGATCCACACCGGGGAGAAGCCCCTCCA GTGTGAGATCTGTGGCTTCACCTGCCGCCAGAAAGCCTCCCTGAACTGGCACATGAGGAAACACGACGCCGACTCCTTCTACCAATTCCCCTGCGACATTTGTGGCAAGAGGTTTGAGAAACGGGACAACGTCACCGCCCACAAGAGCAAGAGCCACCCCggggggctcccccagcccgAGGGGACCCAGCAGCaacccccggagccccccgggccTGCggaggccctggagctgctgggggctgtgctggggactgggggggacacagggagggccCCACTggagtttggggtggggggtgttGGGGGGGATGCACCccaagggctggggaggggtgagGGGGGGTCCTAG